One Gordonia zhaorongruii DNA segment encodes these proteins:
- a CDS encoding TPM domain-containing protein: MSFAPARRLLAVLIALFIVLVGSLVSAGSVAAKAPFRLPTQVVDPAGVLDDRQTARVQGAVDDVDAAHQIQYWVVFVKNFDGMAPEEWTEQTVAQSDLGAHDAVLAIATDDRSYRLVTPFEIETLSDAELRSIIDDDLAPPLQQGRFSDAAVAVGDGLEQYGGEEKASRTGWIIGAIVVALIIAGGVFLYLRNRRRRDDAEALDNSLKDDSFTLDQLERQPLEVLDPWSREILTDTDRAIAISSDELALAIDEFGDDDTEPFTAAVENARDSLSNSFMLRQRLDDGLVTDPDEHREVLVEIITTCSAADAALDQQVEPFDEMRDLLRDSGNRLDALVTRTETIRERIPAVQDRLDELSADLGDNASRVADNVNLAGEHLQLAADSTDQGREAVQAGDRQGSVVGSIRTAESALDQAEKLLDAVEAAAAADGTHTGLPALLDKLQAAEDYIETRRGVVGALARTRLSEARRLADTAADQEATDPAASRDTAAHSADLADEALAAAQSDVAEWLDSQPTPPHSSFGDLGPVLTGILVDSVLNGSLHDGGYSHDGRSPASYGGSSSSGRIGVGGRF; this comes from the coding sequence ATGTCGTTCGCCCCCGCCCGGCGATTGCTGGCCGTCCTCATCGCCCTGTTCATCGTCCTCGTCGGATCCCTCGTGTCCGCCGGTTCCGTCGCCGCCAAAGCACCGTTCCGCCTTCCGACGCAGGTGGTGGATCCCGCCGGTGTTCTCGACGATCGGCAGACCGCCCGCGTGCAGGGGGCCGTCGACGACGTCGATGCCGCGCACCAGATCCAGTACTGGGTGGTCTTCGTGAAGAACTTCGACGGCATGGCGCCCGAGGAGTGGACCGAGCAGACCGTCGCGCAGAGCGACCTCGGCGCGCACGACGCGGTCCTGGCCATCGCCACGGACGACCGCTCGTATCGGCTGGTCACACCGTTCGAGATCGAGACTCTCTCGGACGCCGAACTCAGGTCGATCATCGACGACGACCTAGCTCCGCCGCTTCAGCAGGGACGCTTCTCCGATGCCGCGGTCGCCGTCGGCGACGGACTCGAGCAGTACGGCGGCGAGGAGAAGGCCTCGCGTACCGGCTGGATCATCGGTGCGATCGTGGTGGCGCTCATCATCGCCGGGGGCGTCTTCCTCTACCTCCGCAACCGGCGTCGGAGGGACGACGCGGAGGCCCTCGACAACAGTCTGAAGGACGATTCGTTCACCCTCGACCAGCTCGAGCGGCAGCCGCTCGAGGTCCTCGACCCGTGGTCGCGGGAGATCCTCACCGACACCGACCGGGCGATCGCGATCAGCTCCGACGAACTGGCTCTTGCCATCGACGAGTTCGGGGACGACGACACGGAGCCGTTCACTGCGGCGGTCGAGAACGCACGCGACTCGCTGTCGAATTCGTTCATGCTCCGCCAACGGCTCGATGACGGCCTCGTCACCGACCCGGACGAGCATCGCGAGGTGCTCGTGGAGATCATCACCACCTGCTCGGCCGCCGACGCCGCCCTCGATCAGCAGGTGGAGCCCTTCGACGAGATGCGCGATCTGCTTCGCGACTCCGGTAATCGGCTCGATGCCCTGGTGACCCGCACGGAGACCATCCGCGAGCGGATCCCGGCGGTCCAGGACCGACTCGATGAGCTATCGGCCGACCTCGGGGACAACGCATCGCGTGTCGCCGACAACGTGAACCTGGCCGGCGAGCACCTGCAGCTCGCCGCGGACAGCACTGACCAGGGACGCGAGGCCGTCCAGGCAGGAGACCGCCAGGGGTCGGTCGTCGGCTCCATTCGCACTGCCGAGAGCGCGCTCGACCAGGCAGAGAAGCTGCTGGATGCAGTCGAGGCAGCTGCAGCCGCCGACGGCACGCACACCGGCCTGCCCGCCCTGCTGGACAAGCTGCAGGCCGCCGAGGACTACATCGAGACGCGTCGCGGCGTCGTGGGCGCCCTCGCCCGGACACGGCTGTCCGAGGCACGCCGCCTCGCCGACACGGCGGCCGATCAGGAGGCCACCGACCCGGCCGCCTCCCGGGACACCGCCGCACACAGTGCCGACTTGGCGGACGAGGCTCTCGCAGCCGCCCAGTCCGACGTCGCCGAATGGCTCGACTCCCAGCCGACTCCCCCGCACTCCAGCTTCGGCGATCTCGGACCGGTCCTCACCGGCATCCTCGTCGACAGCGTGCTCAACGGATCGCTGCACGACGGCGGCTACAGCCACGACGGCCGCAGCCCGGCGTCGTACGGCGGCTCCTCGAGTTCCGGACGCATCGGCGTCGGCGGACGCTTCTGA
- a CDS encoding MarR family winged helix-turn-helix transcriptional regulator, with translation MAENIPPELASDLRHYLTRLYLALRRHSPINELSATQSSALATLLDHGPMRMGELAERECVRMPTATSLVDVLTRDGLAERRPDPDDRRAVVISLTDQGRALIADIRDRRDATVTAALEQLTAPQVAALAEAAPALRDLQARLENNDR, from the coding sequence GTGGCTGAGAACATTCCTCCAGAACTCGCGAGCGACCTGCGTCATTACCTGACGCGCCTCTACCTCGCGCTCCGCAGGCACAGCCCCATCAATGAACTCAGTGCGACTCAGTCGTCCGCACTCGCTACCTTGCTCGATCACGGCCCCATGCGCATGGGCGAACTCGCCGAACGCGAATGCGTCCGCATGCCCACCGCGACCAGCCTCGTCGACGTCCTCACCAGGGACGGTCTCGCCGAGCGGCGCCCCGACCCCGACGACCGTCGCGCCGTCGTGATCTCGCTGACCGATCAAGGACGAGCGCTGATCGCGGACATCCGCGACCGGCGTGACGCCACGGTGACGGCCGCACTCGAACAGCTGACGGCCCCACAGGTGGCCGCCCTCGCCGAGGCAGCTCCCGCACTCCGGGATCTGCAGGCTCGATTGGAGAACAATGACCGCTGA
- a CDS encoding MFS transporter has translation MTADTRQPSEHSLTEAFKGQPRTVWVTAFAAVIAFMGIGLVDPILNSIAEALHAPHEKLTLLFGVYMGVQVVAMLITGWAAYRFGPKRTLISGLTCIVVAAGVSAFAGGIDQLIALRVIWGLGNALFIATALAFIVGQAKGGQHGAILLYEAALGCGLAIGPLLGAVLGEWSWRAPFAGTAILMLIGAVLCAIMLPSDEPADQRQPVNVLDPIKALRNRALLVNSIGSAFYTGALFTVIAWAPLAMGLRPIYAGMIFFGWGLLTALAGVFVAPGIARAIGDRAGVVSAITVYALIMALAAIGVVADQVWLIGFAVVVSGLPSGVLNTLFTGVAMSAVGEQTPRSVASAGYSFLRWMGAAVSAILVAYLAAWFGESAPFWFAAGYCAVAVAALVAANGSRRQRHDVDDDAVLVGAEEF, from the coding sequence ATGACCGCTGATACCCGGCAGCCGAGCGAGCACTCGCTCACCGAGGCGTTCAAAGGACAACCGCGCACGGTGTGGGTCACCGCATTCGCCGCCGTCATCGCATTCATGGGCATCGGGCTCGTCGACCCGATCCTCAACAGCATCGCCGAAGCACTCCACGCACCCCACGAGAAGTTGACGCTGCTGTTCGGCGTGTACATGGGCGTGCAGGTGGTCGCCATGCTGATCACCGGCTGGGCTGCTTACCGATTCGGACCCAAGCGCACGCTCATCTCCGGGCTGACCTGCATCGTCGTCGCGGCAGGCGTGTCTGCCTTCGCCGGCGGCATCGACCAGCTCATCGCGCTTCGCGTGATCTGGGGACTGGGTAACGCGCTCTTCATCGCCACTGCGCTGGCGTTCATCGTCGGTCAGGCGAAGGGCGGCCAGCACGGTGCCATCCTCCTGTACGAGGCCGCCCTCGGCTGCGGCCTGGCGATCGGCCCGTTGCTCGGTGCCGTTCTCGGCGAATGGAGCTGGCGGGCGCCCTTCGCCGGTACCGCGATCCTCATGCTGATCGGCGCGGTCCTGTGCGCGATCATGCTGCCGTCCGACGAGCCTGCCGACCAACGGCAGCCGGTGAACGTCCTCGACCCGATCAAGGCCCTGCGCAACCGTGCCCTGCTGGTCAACTCGATCGGCTCGGCGTTCTACACCGGCGCCCTGTTCACCGTGATCGCCTGGGCGCCGCTCGCGATGGGTCTGCGCCCGATCTACGCCGGCATGATCTTCTTCGGGTGGGGTCTGCTGACCGCGCTCGCCGGCGTGTTCGTGGCCCCCGGCATCGCCCGCGCGATCGGCGACCGGGCCGGAGTCGTCAGCGCCATCACCGTGTACGCACTCATCATGGCCCTCGCCGCGATCGGCGTCGTCGCTGATCAGGTGTGGTTGATCGGCTTCGCCGTCGTGGTGTCGGGCCTGCCCTCCGGCGTGCTGAACACTCTGTTCACCGGGGTCGCGATGTCGGCTGTCGGCGAGCAGACTCCACGCTCGGTGGCATCGGCCGGATACAGTTTTCTGCGCTGGATGGGCGCAGCCGTCTCGGCCATCCTGGTCGCGTATCTGGCCGCATGGTTCGGCGAGTCGGCCCCGTTCTGGTTCGCCGCCGGATACTGCGCTGTCGCAGTCGCGGCACTGGTGGCCGCGAACGGTTCACGCCGTCAACGTCACGACGTAGACGACGACGCCGTGCTGGTCGGTGCCGAGGAGTTCTGA
- a CDS encoding SDR family oxidoreductase, with protein MPTALITGASRGVGAQVARALAPTHDLLLGGRGSAELDSLAMEFDGAATFQADITDYDSVESATEVISSLDVLVHCAGVASSLEHVADTPVDEWRQVLETNLIAAAELTRLLLPALRSARGHVVFLNSGAGLRVNPGWTAYAASKFGLRALADGLRAEEPELRVTSIFPGRIDTEMQRDIVAIEGGTYDPGRFLKPETVAAAVAQAIAAPGDAHPVDVVLRPRPR; from the coding sequence ATGCCAACCGCATTGATCACCGGCGCGAGCCGTGGCGTCGGAGCCCAGGTCGCGCGAGCCCTCGCCCCGACGCACGACCTCCTTCTCGGCGGCCGAGGTAGCGCCGAACTCGACTCCCTCGCAATGGAATTCGACGGTGCAGCGACGTTTCAGGCCGATATCACCGACTACGACTCGGTCGAATCAGCCACCGAGGTGATCTCGTCACTCGACGTGCTCGTGCACTGCGCGGGAGTGGCCAGCAGCCTCGAGCACGTCGCAGACACGCCCGTCGACGAGTGGCGCCAGGTGCTGGAGACCAACCTCATCGCCGCCGCCGAGCTGACACGGCTCCTGCTTCCGGCCCTCCGGTCCGCACGAGGGCACGTCGTGTTCCTCAATTCGGGAGCCGGGCTGCGCGTCAATCCGGGCTGGACGGCGTACGCGGCCAGCAAGTTCGGGCTGCGAGCGCTCGCAGACGGCCTGCGCGCCGAGGAGCCGGAGCTGCGCGTCACGTCGATCTTCCCCGGCCGCATCGACACCGAGATGCAGCGCGACATCGTCGCCATCGAGGGCGGCACCTACGACCCCGGCCGGTTCCTGAAGCCCGAGACCGTCGCCGCGGCCGTCGCTCAGGCGATCGCCGCCCCCGGCGACGCGCACCCGGTGGATGTCGTGCTGCGCCCCCGGCCGCGCTAA
- a CDS encoding nuclear transport factor 2 family protein: MTADQQASTLSDKISATVEAYISHLTSGTADDLADLFAEGATVEDPIGAPVRSTRDELVEFYGIITGMESRNATLKWTRIAGDTAVFEFTLVTGNSEMKFEITPIDIMVFDENGKIASMRAVWESSDLKQL; this comes from the coding sequence ATGACCGCTGACCAGCAAGCATCGACTCTGTCGGACAAGATCTCGGCGACCGTCGAGGCGTACATCAGTCACCTCACCAGCGGTACCGCGGACGATCTGGCGGATCTCTTCGCCGAGGGCGCAACCGTCGAGGATCCGATCGGCGCACCGGTCCGCAGCACGCGTGACGAACTCGTCGAGTTCTACGGAATCATCACCGGCATGGAGTCGCGGAACGCGACGCTGAAGTGGACCAGGATCGCCGGCGACACTGCAGTCTTCGAGTTCACCCTGGTCACCGGCAATTCCGAGATGAAGTTCGAGATCACGCCGATCGACATCATGGTGTTCGACGAGAACGGCAAGATCGCGTCGATGCGCGCTGTCTGGGAGTCGTCGGACCTCAAGCAGCTCTGA
- a CDS encoding acyl-CoA dehydrogenase family protein, with protein sequence MAINLELPEKLNSTVERARLAAEHYFRPNSRKYDKAEHEYPTELDELGKIAKEARGGDKTADKGDKGETVNGVNLRSVLNARELSWGDVGLMLSVPYQGLGNAAIAAVADDEQLERFADVWASMAITEPAFGSDSAAVSTTAVLDGDDYVINGEKIFVTAGSRADHVVVWATLDESVGRAAIKSFVVPMATDGVDVARLEHKLGIKSSDTAVIRFENARVPAANLLGSPEIDTKKGFGGVMQTFDNTRPVVAAMAVGLGRAALDEVAGMLEEAGHEIDYDRPVAAQHTAVADFIRLESDWEASWMLTLRAAWMADNREPNSVEASMSKAKAGRTVTELTNKAVEIGATAGFSENQLLEKWARDSKILDIFEGTQQIQQLIIARRILGKSSAELR encoded by the coding sequence ATGGCAATCAATCTTGAGCTCCCGGAGAAGCTGAACTCCACGGTCGAGCGCGCCCGTCTCGCGGCGGAGCACTACTTCCGTCCCAACTCCCGCAAGTACGACAAGGCTGAGCACGAGTACCCGACCGAACTCGATGAGCTCGGCAAGATCGCCAAGGAAGCACGCGGCGGGGACAAGACCGCGGATAAGGGCGACAAGGGCGAGACCGTCAACGGCGTCAACCTCCGCTCGGTTCTCAATGCACGCGAGCTGAGCTGGGGCGATGTCGGTCTCATGCTGTCGGTCCCCTACCAGGGACTCGGCAATGCGGCCATCGCGGCCGTCGCCGACGACGAGCAGCTCGAGCGCTTCGCCGACGTCTGGGCGTCGATGGCCATCACCGAGCCCGCGTTCGGCAGCGACTCGGCGGCGGTGTCGACGACCGCCGTACTCGACGGCGACGACTACGTCATCAACGGCGAGAAGATCTTCGTGACCGCGGGCTCGCGCGCCGACCACGTGGTCGTGTGGGCGACGCTCGACGAGTCCGTCGGCCGCGCCGCGATCAAGAGCTTCGTGGTTCCGATGGCGACCGACGGGGTCGACGTGGCCCGCCTGGAGCACAAGCTGGGCATCAAGTCGTCCGACACCGCGGTGATCCGCTTCGAGAACGCACGCGTTCCCGCGGCCAACCTGCTCGGATCGCCCGAGATCGACACGAAAAAGGGCTTCGGCGGCGTCATGCAGACGTTCGACAACACCCGCCCGGTGGTCGCCGCGATGGCGGTCGGACTCGGCCGCGCCGCACTCGACGAGGTGGCCGGCATGCTCGAAGAGGCAGGCCACGAGATCGACTACGATCGTCCCGTCGCAGCTCAGCACACGGCCGTCGCCGATTTCATCCGTCTGGAATCTGACTGGGAGGCGTCCTGGATGCTGACCCTGCGCGCCGCCTGGATGGCCGACAACCGTGAGCCGAACTCGGTCGAGGCATCGATGTCGAAGGCCAAGGCCGGACGCACGGTCACCGAGTTGACGAACAAGGCCGTGGAGATCGGCGCGACCGCGGGGTTCTCGGAGAATCAGCTACTCGAGAAGTGGGCTCGCGACTCCAAGATCCTCGACATCTTCGAGGGCACACAGCAGATTCAGCAGCTGATCATCGCCCGCCGCATCCTCGGCAAGAGCAGCGCCGAACTGCGCTGA